One window from the genome of Metabacillus flavus encodes:
- a CDS encoding CotY/CotZ family spore coat protein: MIRQKDLSCVCDAVENINDLQNAVEEQCSTSCYSNLLSPVNTLGDTIPFILYTKKGTPFKAFGNVGGFSAGDCFNTIFFRVEHINGCCATLRLLIAFSEKKDVLDFHEDSACDVFRLEKTDSCIEVDLNCFCSIQCLNPRLINRTHQN, from the coding sequence ATGATCCGTCAAAAAGACCTTAGCTGTGTATGCGATGCGGTTGAAAACATCAACGATCTCCAGAATGCGGTTGAGGAGCAGTGCTCTACTAGCTGTTACAGCAATCTTCTTTCCCCAGTTAATACATTAGGAGATACAATTCCGTTCATTCTATATACGAAAAAAGGGACTCCTTTCAAAGCGTTTGGGAATGTTGGAGGGTTTTCCGCGGGAGATTGCTTCAATACGATCTTCTTTCGTGTAGAACACATTAATGGCTGCTGCGCTACTCTTCGCCTGCTAATCGCATTCAGCGAAAAGAAAGATGTGCTGGATTTCCATGAAGACAGCGCGTGTGACGTTTTCCGTTTGGAAAAAACAGATTCTTGTATTGAAGTGGATTTGAACTGCTTCTGTTCCATTCAGTGCTTGAACCCGCGTTTGATCAATCGGACTCATCAGAATTAA
- the purU gene encoding formyltetrahydrofolate deformylase translates to MQTFNKTQLKKFKGKYENRGRILLKCADRPGIVAAVSKFLFGHNANIIESSQYSSDPEGGTFFLRIEFECPDLAEKLSTMNTYFKPIGSDFQMEWKIVQVTDLKKTAIFVSKEPHCLLELLWAWQSGDIMADLSLVLSNHEDCREIVESLGIPFYYIPATKDIRQEAEARQMHLLNEYGIELIILARYMQILTEEFVAANPNRIINIHHSFLPAFIGARPYERAYQRGVKLIGATSHYVTNELDEGPIIEQDIERVSHHDHVDELKRIGRSIERSVLARAVKWHLEDRILVDGNKTVVFS, encoded by the coding sequence ATGCAGACATTTAACAAAACTCAATTGAAAAAATTTAAAGGAAAATACGAAAATCGTGGCAGGATCCTGCTTAAATGTGCAGACCGGCCAGGAATCGTGGCAGCCGTATCAAAATTTTTATTCGGCCATAACGCGAATATCATTGAATCCAGCCAATACTCATCTGATCCGGAGGGAGGCACCTTTTTCCTGAGGATTGAATTTGAATGCCCGGATTTAGCAGAAAAGCTTTCCACTATGAACACATACTTTAAACCGATTGGATCGGATTTTCAGATGGAGTGGAAAATTGTCCAGGTGACGGATCTGAAAAAAACAGCGATATTTGTTTCGAAGGAACCGCACTGTCTGCTCGAGCTTTTATGGGCATGGCAAAGCGGAGACATCATGGCGGATCTATCCCTTGTTCTAAGCAATCATGAGGACTGCCGGGAAATTGTAGAATCGCTCGGCATCCCTTTTTATTATATTCCTGCAACGAAGGACATCAGGCAGGAAGCGGAGGCCAGGCAAATGCACCTTCTGAATGAATACGGAATTGAACTCATCATCCTTGCCCGCTACATGCAAATTCTGACTGAGGAATTTGTTGCGGCCAATCCTAACCGGATTATTAACATTCATCACTCGTTCCTGCCTGCCTTCATCGGGGCAAGACCATACGAACGCGCCTATCAGCGCGGCGTAAAACTGATCGGAGCGACCTCCCATTATGTAACAAATGAGCTCGACGAAGGACCGATTATCGAGCAGGACATTGAGAGGGTATCCCATCACGACCATGTAGATGAATTGAAGCGGATCGGGCGCTCCATCGAACGAAGTGTACTTGCACGTGCGGTAAAATGGCACCTCGAGGATCGGATATTAGTGGATGGGAACAAGACAGTCGTTTTCTCCTAA
- a CDS encoding CotO family spore coat protein has translation MSKKNDKRQQPLMYIVQPENMQPQAQMQQVAVKKNPVKAKIDKKEPEANQIDSIVETPAEAALDAPKTIPEEQGAAEIKLNQQADEAVLAETVKTEGNEEATEAIVEPPKPVYERKTRKVLNQMSVVEKIAFFANLPGNIPRTLCQVELADQTYRGIIIGETDGVVHLRTTASSQPVNIKSEDIQAIQPLGF, from the coding sequence TTGAGCAAAAAAAATGACAAGCGGCAGCAGCCGCTCATGTATATTGTTCAGCCCGAAAACATGCAGCCCCAAGCACAAATGCAGCAGGTGGCCGTCAAAAAAAACCCTGTAAAGGCGAAGATTGACAAAAAAGAACCAGAAGCCAATCAAATCGATTCCATTGTAGAAACACCTGCAGAAGCCGCCCTTGACGCTCCGAAAACCATACCTGAAGAACAAGGAGCTGCCGAAATAAAACTGAATCAGCAAGCAGATGAAGCCGTTCTGGCAGAGACAGTGAAAACAGAAGGAAATGAGGAGGCAACTGAAGCCATCGTTGAACCTCCTAAACCTGTGTACGAACGCAAAACAAGGAAAGTGCTCAATCAAATGAGTGTGGTTGAGAAAATTGCGTTCTTCGCCAACCTGCCCGGCAATATCCCTAGAACGCTCTGTCAGGTTGAACTGGCAGACCAAACCTATAGAGGCATCATTATCGGCGAAACAGACGGCGTCGTTCATCTCAGAACAACCGCAAGCTCCCAGCCGGTAAACATCAAATCTGAAGATATCCAGGCCATCCAGCCGCTGGGCTTCTAA
- a CDS encoding helix-turn-helix transcriptional regulator: MKSLIREKRTEGNITQEELSQVLNVSRQTVISLEKGKYKPSLVLAHKLAQVFKCRIEDLFIFEGDENID, from the coding sequence TTGAAATCGCTCATTCGTGAAAAAAGAACAGAAGGCAATATCACGCAGGAAGAGCTGTCCCAAGTATTAAATGTATCAAGGCAAACAGTTATTTCATTGGAAAAGGGCAAGTATAAACCCTCCCTTGTTTTAGCACACAAGCTTGCTCAGGTTTTCAAATGCCGCATTGAGGATTTATTTATTTTTGAGGGGGATGAGAATATTGACTGA